In one Plasmodium falciparum 3D7 genome assembly, chromosome: 14 genomic region, the following are encoded:
- a CDS encoding NADP-specific glutamate dehydrogenase — translation MILYSCVVCFIVFVFHVKAYSKNKVLKYAKPGFITNEIDIGAYAKRRGKSRLGSLHNYGYTSTKSVDNQIEELREKVVSKNKNEPEFLQAFEEVLSCLKPVFKKDNVYIGVLENIAEPERVIQFRVPWINDKGEHKMNRGFRVQYNSVLGPYKGGLRFHPTVNLSVIKFLGFEQIFKNSLTTLPMGGGKGGSDFDPKGKSENEILKFCQSFMTNLFRYIGPNTDVPAGDIGVGGREIGYLFGQYKKLKNSFEGVLTGKNIKWGGSNIRAEATGYGVVYFAENVLKDLNDNLENKKCLVSGSGNVAQYLVEKLIEKGAIVLTMSDSNGYILEPNGFTKEQLNYIMDIKNNQRLRLKEYLKYSKTAKYFENQKPWNIPCDIAFPCATQNEINENDADLFIQNKCKMIVEGANMPTHIKALHKLKQNNIILCPSKAANAGGVAVSGLEMSQNSMRLQWTHQETDMKLQNIMKSIYEQCHNTSKIYLNESDLVAGANIAGFLKVADSFLEQGGL, via the exons atGATTTTGTATTCATGTGTTGTttgttttattgtttttgtttttcatgTGAAGGCATATTCCAAAAATAAAGTTCTTAAATATGCTAAACCAg GTTTTATTACAAATGAAATTGATATAGGGGCGTATGCAAAGAGAAGAG gaAAAAGTAGACTAGGTAGTCTACACAACTACGGCTATACTTCTACCAAATCTGTAGATAACCAAATTGAAGAATTACGAGAAAAGGTTGtatctaaaaataaaaacgaaCCAGAATTTCTTCAAGCGTTTGAAGAAGTATTATCATGTTTAAAGCCAGTGTTTAAAAAAGACAATGTATATATAGGAGTACTAGAAAATATCGCCGAACCAGAAAGGGTAATTCAATTTCGTGTACCTTGGATAAATGATAAAGGAGAGCATAAAATGAATAGAGGTTTTAGAGTACAATACAATTCTGTATTAGGTCCATATAAAGGTGGTTTAAGATTTCATCCAACAGTTAATTTAAgtgttattaaatttttaggATTCGaacaaatttttaaaaatagttTAACTACACTTCCAATGGGTGGAGGAAAAGGAGGATCTGATTTTGATCCCAAGGGAAAATCAGAAAatgaaattttaaaattttgtcAATCATTTATGACAAATTTGTTCAGATATATTGGGCCTAATACTGATGTACCAGCTGGTGATATTGGTGTAGGAGGTAGAGAAATTGGGTACTTATTTggacaatataaaaaattaaaaaattcatttgAAGGTGTATTAACAGgtaagaatataaaatggGGAGGAAGCAATATTCGAGCTGAAGCTACAGGATATGGTGTTGTTTATTTTGCtgaaaatgttttaaaagatttaaacgataatttagaaaataaaaaatgtctAGTTAGTGGAAGTGGTAATGTTGCTCAATATTTAGTTGAAAAACTCATTGAAAAAGGTGCAATAGTTTTAACAATGAGTGATAGTAATGGCTATATTCTGGAACCTAATGGATTTACGAAAGaacaattaaattatattatggatataaaaaataatcaaagaTTAAgattaaaagaatatttaaaatattctaaAACTGctaaatattttgaaaatcAAAAACCATGGAATATTCCATGTGATATTGCTTTTCCATGTGCAACacaaaatgaaattaatgaaaatgatgCTGACTTGttcatacaaaataaatgCAAAATGATTGTAGAAGGTGCAAACATGCCAACACATATAAAAGCTTTACAcaaattaaaacaaaataatatcattttatgTCCATCCAAAGCTGCTAATGCTGGAGGGGTAGCTGTAAGTGGACTAGAAATGAGTCAAAACTCTATGAGGTTGCAATGGACACACCAAGAAACTGATATGAAGttacaaaatattatgaaaagcATTTATGAACAATGTCATAATACATCCAAAATTTACCTGAACGAGTCAGATTTAGTTGCAGGTGCTAATATAGCTGGGTTTTTAAAAGTAGCTGACTCGTTCCTAGAGCAAGGAGGTTTATAA